From Kaistella polysaccharea:
TGTAGAAAGCGACGGTAACTTTATCCAGATTGACAATGCTGCAGTTAACACAGGGAATATTGTGGTGAAACGTAATTCATCCATGCAGAAGAATGATTATACGTACTGGAGTAGTCCGGTTGCAGGTCAGGAATTAAAAGGATTTTCCCCCAAGACCAGTGCTACCAGATTTTATAAATATGATGAGCCGACGAATTTGTTTGTAACGGTTCCATCTGCTGGAGTTAATTTTGTTCCCGGTCGAGGATATGCAATTATGGCACCGTCAGACTATACTACGACTCTACAGACTTTTGAAGGTAAGTTCACAGGAGTTGCGAATAATGGCGTAATCACGTCTCCAGTTACATTCAGCGGATCTGCTAATCAGGGCTATAATTTAGTTGGAAACCCTTATCCATCAAATATTGATTTTGAGAAATTGCATTCTTTAAACAGTGGCACTATTCCTTTAATTGCATATTTCTGGAGGAATACTGATCGCAACAGGAAGGGCTCTACCAATGGAAATACAGACTATCGTGGTAATGGTTATGCCATGTATAACGGTACAGGTGGAAATCCGGAAACAAACGGTGGCGCAGCACCTACCCAATTCATTAAAGTGGGACAGGGCTTCATCGTCAAGGCAGGGATTACCAAAGATCTAATTTTTAACAATACAGTTAGAAATGGAAAAGACACCAGTATCTTCTTTAGCAAAAATGCGGCTTCTGATAAGGACCGTTTCTGGCTAACGTTAACAAGTCCCTCTAATAATGTAAATACGGTATTGATTGGATATGTTCCAAATGCAACAAATGAGTTTGAATTGGGTTACGATGCACCTTTATTGGCTATAGGATCAGATTCTTTTTATACCATTTTGGGAGACGAAAAATTAGGAATTCAAGGTAAAAGTTATCCCTTAACGAAAGAAGATGTAGTTGCTTTAGGAACTAAACATTTTGAAAGTGGTAAGTATACTATCAGTTTAGGGAATAAAGAAGGGATATTTGCAACTGGGCAAAACATTTATTTAAAAGATAAAGAAACCAAGATTACAACAAATCTAAGTGAAGGCGATTATACTTTTAATGTTAATGCGGGTGAGTTTTCAAACCGTTTTGAAATCGTTTATTCAGCTAGTGCCGCTTTAGGAGTTGGGGTTGATGCAAAGGCAGGAACTCAACTATATAGAGAAGGTCAGGATTTTGTAGGTCGTTCAGCGAAAAAGATTACAGGCTTTGAATTGTTTGATATGAGTGGTAGAATGATTATGAATCAGAAGACGAATGCAAAAGAAATTCGATTTAGCGCTGCTGGTTTATTGAGTGGTACCTATATTTTGAATGCCCAATTAGAAGGTGGAGAACGCTTTTCTAAAAAGTTGATCAAATAACAGATTTTCTTTAATTTATAAAAAGGATGAGTGAAGGCTCATCCTTTTTTTTATTGCTTAAATAAAACAGGCACTAAATAAATTTATATTTTTATATAATCTAGTGATAGTCGGTATTATATAAATTATAACCATATTTATATAATTATTAATGCATATTAGTTTAAAATAAAATGAAAAAAGTGATTTAGTGATAAAAATAAATTTGTAGTTTTGTCTTCTAATTCACTGATTATGAAAACAATTCTATTTTTGACCTCATATCGTATTTTTCAAAAAACATCGCCAAATTTAGGAGACAAACTATGTAAAAAATACTTGTTTGGTATTCTTTTGCTTTTGACCTTTTTATTTAGCGGTGCATCGAATATTCATCCCAAATTCCGGATGGATATTCTCTCTTCTGAAAATGTGCACCAAGATTTACCATTAACAATCGTTGCACCTTCGGAAACTGTTATTTTAAAGTCGGTCAATGAATTTACCACAAATGATTACAAGACAGTGGGCGGTTCTGGACAATTGTGGTCTGATCCTGCGATCTGGCAAAAATATAATGGAAGTAATGGTTGGAATGCTGCAGGTGCAGATGGCATTCCACCTACGACTGCGAATGTCCATATCTTCGGGTCTGTAAATAGTGACGGTGTTCGCACAGCCAATCAAATCATCATCGAGACAGGTGGAATACTGACTGTTTCGGGTGCCATGGTTTCAGCAACTAAAACGCTTGTAAGGTCAGGCGGCTCATTGCGATTAAATGCGCCCCTGACGAATAACGGTATTTTTGAAATTGACGATCAGGGAACAGTCAATTTAAATTATACTACTGCGAGCGGGACATCGGCCCTCTGGAATGGAATAGAAAATTTTCATAACGGCTCAAAACTTACTATTCAAAACTGGAATTATACTGCGGCAAATGGGGCAAACCGTCTTATTCAGAATCCCAGTCAAATTTCGGCAAATTCAGACAGTTATTATTTCGGAAATTTGATCATTACGGGTGAAGTGGCTTCTAAATTTGTTCTCATCAATGGAGCACAAAACATTAATTTATGTCAAAATGATTTCACCGCTAACGGAATAGGGAAGAATATTATCTTTACAGAGGATGCAGCAAGGATCACTGTAGGTGGTGATGTGAATATTAAGGATGGACAGTTAAGCTTTGCAGCAACGGGCACAGGTGATCCTACTTTAACAATTGGAGGAAATCTTAATATCATTAAAGGTATATTTAATCTCAATCAAACAAACTCAGACACATCATTGGCGACGGTAAATGTTATGGGTAATTATTTCGTAGGTTTAGAAGGAGTGGTAACCAGTACAGACACTAACAGTACTTTTAATTTTGCAGGAAAAGCTAGAGGTAGTACCGATGAAAACATTCAGAGCATCGATTTTCATGGATCAGCACTTTCTTTAAATAACGCTATTAACTATTTTATCACCGATGGGGCTTACGTGAAATTGAAGAATCAAGATTTCATGGTGGGTAGTGGTTCAAAAGTATTTGTGCAAAGCAACGGCTCTCTAGATTTTGGCTTCAATAATTCCACCGCCTTAAATCTAACGAGAATTCCAACCCAAAGTAGTTTTACATCAGGTCAATTTTTTGAAGCGCAGACAGGAAGCACCTTGAAAATTTCTTCACCAGATGGTATTAATACGGGTGTAAGTAATTATTTAGGGAATGTGAAAATAGGAGCTACCAGTTCCGACAGAATATTTAGCTCCGGAGCAAACTATCACTTTCAAGGAAAATCTAATCCTGACCAGGTGCTGGCGGTAGGAGCCGATCAGCTTTCCGGCAACGGATTACCTACTGCCGAGTTGACTGGTAATATAATCATTGATCTTGATACCAAAAGTATAGGCAAAGATGATGTGAGTTTTCAGTCCATAGGAATTCATAAATTCATGTCGGCCGGAAGTTTAAAGATTATTAAAGGAAAAGTTATTGATAATGCCGGGAATGGTTTTGAGGATGAGCCAGGAAATAACGGGAATTTTGTTATGATGGGCGGTCGGTATAAAATATCGCGCGGTGGTACGCAACCTGGTTTAGGTGGTTCCTATAATTTAACTTGTGGTGTCATAGAATTCGCAGGCAATTCTTCCCTTTCAATAAGAGCTGGAAGTCCCAAATATTTGAATTTGGAAATTTCTGGAACAAATGTTTCGGCTGGTACTGGTTTGAATTCAGGTTTAACTTTTCAGCAGGGAGGTACCTTTACAATAAAAGAGGGTGGAGTACTAAAAGTTAGTAACCTTGAAGGTTTTGCAGGTAACACTTCTTCGGCAATTAAAAATAGCGGAGCGCTTTCATCTTTAATTCTCGCACCCAATTCTACGATCGACTACAACAGAAATATTTTGGATGAGGTGCAAAAAGTTACATCCCATCCTGTGACATTACCGGTAGGATTCCATTATCAAAATCTAACAATCTCTGGGAAAAGCAAAAAAATAGCAATCGCAAATACAAATATTAAGGGACCGGTTGTGGTGAAAACTGAAGGCATATTTGAGATCCCAACTCCAACTGTTATTACTGCACTTGATCAGATAAATGTGGAAAATGGCGGTACATTTATTTTAAATAATGATACTAACTTAATGCAATCCTCAGCTACTCTTCAAAACGATTATATTCAGAACACGGGAAATATTACGATGGTTCGTAATTCTCCAATGAAAAAGAATAATTATACCTATTGGAGCAGTCCTGTTTCGGGCGCTAATTTAAAAGAGTTCTCCCCAGATACAAGTATAGCTCGTTTTTACGAATACTCAGAACCTACTAATTTATTTCAAGCGGTATCGGCGGCCAGCAGCTTCATTCCTGCAAGAGGATATGCGATCATGGCTCCTAAACATTACACGTTGAATCAAATACAGATTTTTAACGGTGCTTTTAAAGGAGTGCCAAACAATGGTATTCAAGCTGATGGCAAAAATTTAGAATTCCCCCTTTCATTAAGTAGTGGTAGTAATCAAGGTTTCAATTTAGTTGGGAATCCCTACCCATCAAATATCGATTTTGAGAAACTTTTTGAATTGAATATGGATAAGATATACAATACAGTGTATTTTTGGACCAATGTGGATCCGAATAGACCAGGCTCTGAATATGGTAACACTAATTATAGTGGTAACGCTTATGCAATTTACAATGGAACTGGTGGAGTTTCGTCAACAGCAGCGATTGGGTATGCGGGACCGGAAGGGCCAATTCCTACACAATATATTAAAGTAGGTCAGGGTTTTATTGTCAAAGCTAAAAGAGATGGTCCGCTAATATTTAATAATTCCATAAGAAATACCTCAGGCGCCGGTCACTTTTTTAGCAAGAATGTGAGAGATAAAATTGAAAAAGACCGATTCTGGCTCAAATTGACCTCGCCAGCAAATAATGTGAGTATGCTACTGATTGGTTATGTTGAGGGAGCAACTCAGGAATTTGAATG
This genomic window contains:
- a CDS encoding T9SS type A sorting domain-containing protein yields the protein MIKKQLFSIVPVFLGIMAFSQTNLNTSGCNTIPVLTAINTFEGGTQSLAATGTFTKVSGNSKGNGSLPNNLPGGNGNGGLRIYGKGGDNETHPLYTSAQTSWYTRGTTTAVTFGSVNVINRTNRVITFNLAAFGTTTGTIFGAADLVKLEVRIPGSTEYSSEIIVTGNGATGDGSRFDFASGSTFTETYDGNKIPTTIAGTYNVIKLQLPDNVNFNNLDFRITATSTDDTKLWLIDDVKVTDGASPVTKTYSAGVWKNANGTTGIAPTFYEKAIIEGAFTGSFTACECEVKTTGSVTIPSNDIVTLNSKLVNNGIFTVESDGNFIQIDNAAVNTGNIVVKRNSSMQKNDYTYWSSPVAGQELKGFSPKTSATRFYKYDEPTNLFVTVPSAGVNFVPGRGYAIMAPSDYTTTLQTFEGKFTGVANNGVITSPVTFSGSANQGYNLVGNPYPSNIDFEKLHSLNSGTIPLIAYFWRNTDRNRKGSTNGNTDYRGNGYAMYNGTGGNPETNGGAAPTQFIKVGQGFIVKAGITKDLIFNNTVRNGKDTSIFFSKNAASDKDRFWLTLTSPSNNVNTVLIGYVPNATNEFELGYDAPLLAIGSDSFYTILGDEKLGIQGKSYPLTKEDVVALGTKHFESGKYTISLGNKEGIFATGQNIYLKDKETKITTNLSEGDYTFNVNAGEFSNRFEIVYSASAALGVGVDAKAGTQLYREGQDFVGRSAKKITGFELFDMSGRMIMNQKTNAKEIRFSAAGLLSGTYILNAQLEGGERFSKKLIK
- a CDS encoding T9SS type A sorting domain-containing protein; protein product: MKTILFLTSYRIFQKTSPNLGDKLCKKYLFGILLLLTFLFSGASNIHPKFRMDILSSENVHQDLPLTIVAPSETVILKSVNEFTTNDYKTVGGSGQLWSDPAIWQKYNGSNGWNAAGADGIPPTTANVHIFGSVNSDGVRTANQIIIETGGILTVSGAMVSATKTLVRSGGSLRLNAPLTNNGIFEIDDQGTVNLNYTTASGTSALWNGIENFHNGSKLTIQNWNYTAANGANRLIQNPSQISANSDSYYFGNLIITGEVASKFVLINGAQNINLCQNDFTANGIGKNIIFTEDAARITVGGDVNIKDGQLSFAATGTGDPTLTIGGNLNIIKGIFNLNQTNSDTSLATVNVMGNYFVGLEGVVTSTDTNSTFNFAGKARGSTDENIQSIDFHGSALSLNNAINYFITDGAYVKLKNQDFMVGSGSKVFVQSNGSLDFGFNNSTALNLTRIPTQSSFTSGQFFEAQTGSTLKISSPDGINTGVSNYLGNVKIGATSSDRIFSSGANYHFQGKSNPDQVLAVGADQLSGNGLPTAELTGNIIIDLDTKSIGKDDVSFQSIGIHKFMSAGSLKIIKGKVIDNAGNGFEDEPGNNGNFVMMGGRYKISRGGTQPGLGGSYNLTCGVIEFAGNSSLSIRAGSPKYLNLEISGTNVSAGTGLNSGLTFQQGGTFTIKEGGVLKVSNLEGFAGNTSSAIKNSGALSSLILAPNSTIDYNRNILDEVQKVTSHPVTLPVGFHYQNLTISGKSKKIAIANTNIKGPVVVKTEGIFEIPTPTVITALDQINVENGGTFILNNDTNLMQSSATLQNDYIQNTGNITMVRNSPMKKNNYTYWSSPVSGANLKEFSPDTSIARFYEYSEPTNLFQAVSAASSFIPARGYAIMAPKHYTLNQIQIFNGAFKGVPNNGIQADGKNLEFPLSLSSGSNQGFNLVGNPYPSNIDFEKLFELNMDKIYNTVYFWTNVDPNRPGSEYGNTNYSGNAYAIYNGTGGVSSTAAIGYAGPEGPIPTQYIKVGQGFIVKAKRDGPLIFNNSIRNTSGAGHFFSKNVRDKIEKDRFWLKLTSPANNVSMLLIGYVEGATQEFEWDYDAPLFTLGSDSFYSILDDKKLGIQGRSFPLTDNDVVKLGTKHFEAGEYTISLGTKEGVFSTAQKIYLKDNDKNIIIDLSEGEYSFNSTSGEFTSRFEIIYRTENILSTENLMIENLTIYRDGEDVVVRLNPKNIQRVEVFDMSGRLILKNDNCRDDVRFNVSNIIKGTYIVKVITDAGRTLTKKFRND